A window of the Bradyrhizobium ottawaense genome harbors these coding sequences:
- a CDS encoding HigA family addiction module antitoxin, translated as MAKSLAPMHPGEVLREEFLLPLGLSPGALAKACGVPRTRIERLSNEETGVTADTALRLSKVFGTSPQLWLNLQTDYDVQIATRQIGKELAKIEPIPTKAA; from the coding sequence ATGGCTAAAAGCCTAGCTCCCATGCATCCCGGCGAAGTTCTCAGGGAAGAATTCTTGTTGCCGTTGGGGCTGTCGCCCGGTGCCTTGGCGAAAGCGTGCGGCGTTCCGCGGACGCGCATCGAGCGATTGTCGAATGAAGAAACGGGCGTGACCGCGGATACCGCGTTGCGCCTGTCGAAGGTGTTCGGCACTTCGCCTCAACTCTGGCTGAATCTTCAGACCGACTACGACGTCCAGATCGCGACGCGGCAAATCGGCAAGGAACTCGCGAAAATCGAACCTATCCCGACGAAAGCGGCGTAG
- a CDS encoding NADP-dependent malic enzyme, which produces MSSYSDDLRDAALAYHRLPRPGKLEIQATKPLANQRDLALAYSPGVAAACTEIANNPAEAASLTARANLVAVVSNGTAVLGLGNIGPLASKPVMEGKAVLFKKFAGIDVFDIEIAADTIERVVETVAALEPTFGGINLEDIKGPECFEIEAQLKARMKIPVFHDDQHGTAIIVGAAITNALLLNGKKLPDVKIVCSGAGAAAIACLNLLVSLGAQRKNIWVCDIDGVVHEGRNTLMDRWKAVYAQKTSARVLGDVIGGADIFLGVSAPNVLKPEMVKAMADHPLVLALANPTPEIMPDEARKARPDAMICTGRSDFPNQVNNVLCFPFIFRGALDVGATAINEEMKHAAVDAIAQLARDPPSDAVARGFDSGETQGFGPGSLIPSPFDPRLILRIAPAVAKAAMDSGVATRPIKNFDEYCTLLERFAFRSGLVMKPVFAKAKTQPVRVIYAEGEDERVLRATQVVLEEKLARPILVGRPSVVEARLKRFGLSIKAGQDFDLVNPEDDPRYRSYVQTYIDVAGRHGVTPDAARTVVRTNNTVIAALAVVRGEADAMICGVEGRYMSHLRHVREIVGFLPGIKDFAALAMMITSKGSYFIADTQVRPNPSAEELAEVAALAAMHVQRFNMKPRVAFVSHSDFGSYDTESSRKMRQATALLKERHPEIEADGEMQGDTALSKTARKLVLPHSKLEGEANILIMPNLDTANVAYQMIKVLADALPVGPILIGPARPAHILTPSVTARGILNMTAVAAVEAQERAGRTQPTLFG; this is translated from the coding sequence ATGTCGTCCTATTCTGATGATCTCCGCGACGCGGCGCTGGCGTATCACCGGCTGCCGCGGCCAGGCAAACTCGAGATCCAGGCGACCAAGCCGCTCGCCAACCAGCGCGACCTCGCGCTGGCCTATTCGCCCGGCGTGGCGGCGGCCTGCACCGAAATCGCCAATAACCCCGCGGAAGCGGCTTCCCTTACCGCCCGCGCCAATCTGGTCGCGGTGGTCTCCAATGGTACCGCGGTGCTCGGGCTCGGCAATATCGGCCCGCTGGCGTCGAAGCCTGTCATGGAGGGCAAGGCGGTCCTGTTCAAGAAGTTCGCCGGCATCGACGTGTTCGATATCGAAATCGCCGCCGATACCATCGAGCGCGTGGTCGAGACGGTGGCGGCGCTGGAGCCAACCTTCGGCGGCATCAACCTCGAGGACATCAAGGGACCGGAATGCTTCGAGATCGAGGCGCAGCTTAAAGCGCGCATGAAGATCCCGGTGTTCCACGACGACCAGCATGGCACCGCCATCATCGTCGGCGCCGCGATCACCAACGCGCTGCTGCTGAACGGCAAGAAACTCCCCGACGTCAAGATCGTCTGCTCCGGCGCGGGAGCTGCCGCGATCGCCTGCCTCAACCTGCTGGTCTCGCTGGGCGCACAGCGCAAGAACATCTGGGTCTGCGACATCGACGGCGTCGTCCATGAGGGCCGCAACACGCTGATGGACCGCTGGAAGGCGGTCTATGCGCAGAAGACCAGCGCGCGCGTGCTCGGCGACGTCATCGGCGGCGCCGATATTTTCTTAGGGGTGTCCGCGCCGAACGTGCTGAAGCCCGAAATGGTCAAGGCGATGGCCGACCATCCGCTGGTGCTGGCGTTGGCCAATCCGACCCCGGAGATCATGCCGGACGAGGCGCGCAAGGCCCGCCCCGACGCCATGATCTGCACCGGGCGGTCCGATTTCCCGAACCAGGTCAACAACGTCCTGTGCTTTCCGTTCATCTTCCGCGGCGCGCTCGATGTCGGCGCCACCGCGATCAACGAGGAAATGAAGCACGCGGCAGTCGACGCCATCGCGCAGCTCGCGCGCGATCCGCCGTCGGATGCGGTGGCGCGGGGCTTTGACAGCGGCGAGACCCAGGGCTTCGGCCCGGGCTCGCTGATCCCGAGCCCGTTCGATCCGCGGCTGATCCTGCGCATTGCGCCGGCGGTTGCCAAGGCCGCGATGGACTCCGGCGTGGCGACGCGGCCGATCAAGAATTTCGACGAATATTGCACGCTGCTGGAGCGCTTTGCGTTCCGTTCCGGTTTGGTCATGAAGCCGGTCTTCGCCAAGGCCAAGACCCAGCCGGTGCGGGTGATCTATGCCGAGGGCGAGGACGAGCGCGTGTTGCGCGCGACCCAGGTCGTGCTCGAGGAAAAGCTGGCGCGGCCGATCCTGGTCGGGCGTCCCTCGGTCGTCGAAGCCCGGCTCAAGCGGTTCGGTCTTTCGATCAAGGCCGGGCAGGATTTCGACCTCGTCAATCCCGAGGACGATCCGCGCTACCGCTCCTACGTGCAGACCTATATCGACGTTGCCGGCCGTCACGGCGTGACTCCCGATGCCGCGCGCACCGTGGTGCGCACCAACAATACCGTGATCGCAGCACTTGCAGTGGTGCGCGGCGAGGCCGACGCCATGATCTGCGGCGTCGAGGGCCGCTACATGAGCCATCTGCGCCATGTCCGCGAGATCGTCGGCTTCCTGCCCGGGATCAAGGATTTCGCGGCGCTGGCGATGATGATCACCAGCAAGGGCTCCTATTTCATCGCCGACACCCAGGTGCGGCCGAACCCGAGCGCGGAAGAGCTTGCCGAAGTGGCGGCGCTGGCCGCCATGCACGTCCAGCGTTTCAACATGAAGCCGCGCGTCGCCTTCGTGTCACATTCGGACTTCGGCAGTTATGACACCGAATCCTCCCGCAAGATGCGCCAGGCCACCGCGCTTCTGAAGGAACGGCATCCCGAGATCGAGGCCGACGGCGAAATGCAGGGCGATACCGCGCTGTCGAAGACCGCGCGAAAACTGGTGCTGCCGCATTCCAAGCTGGAAGGTGAGGCCAATATCCTTATCATGCCGAACCTCGATACCGCCAACGTTGCCTATCAGATGATCAAAGTGCTGGCGGATGCGCTGCCCGTCGGTCCCATCCTGATCGGGCCGGCGCGTCCGGCGCACATTTTGACCCCGTCGGTGACGGCGCGCGGCATTCTCAACATGACGGCGGTCGCCGCCGTCGAAGCCCAGGAGCGCGCCGGCCGCACCCAGCCGACCCTGTTCGGGTAG
- a CDS encoding type II toxin-antitoxin system RelE/ParE family toxin: MIGSFKTSLTEDVFNGVFRKGFPADLVKIARRKLRFLHAAHLLTDLRVPPGNRLEALKGDRAGQYSIRVNDQFRICFVWTSDGPKDVELTDYH, from the coding sequence ATAATCGGGAGCTTCAAGACCTCGCTTACGGAAGACGTCTTCAATGGAGTCTTCCGCAAGGGTTTTCCCGCCGATCTGGTCAAGATTGCTCGCCGCAAGCTGCGTTTCCTGCACGCAGCCCATCTGCTTACGGATTTGCGCGTGCCACCCGGTAACCGGCTCGAGGCTCTCAAGGGCGATCGAGCGGGCCAATATTCAATCCGCGTCAACGACCAGTTTCGGATTTGCTTTGTTTGGACTTCGGACGGACCAAAAGACGTCGAGCTGACTGACTATCACTAA
- the aspS gene encoding aspartate--tRNA ligase: MHRYRSHTCGALRDSDIGQTVRLSGWCHRIRDHGGVLFIDLRDHYGLTQCVADPDSPAFKDAEKLRSEWVVRIDGKVRRRPEGTDNPELPTGMVELYISEIEVLGPAGELPLPVFGEQEYPEDIRLKFRFLDLRREKLHQNIMTRGAIVDSMRKRMKEQGFFEFQTPILTASSPEGARDFLVPSRIHPGKFYALPQAPQQYKQLLMMSGFDRYFQIAPCFRDEDPRADRLPGEFYQLDLEMSFVEQNDVFAAVEPVITGVFEEFAKGKPVTKVWPRIPFAEALKKYGSDKPDLRNPLIMQDVSEHFRGSGFKVFARMLEDPKNQVWAIPGPTGGSRAFCDRMNSWAQGEGQPGLGYIMWREGGEGAGPLANNIGAERIAAIRTQLGLKEGDAAFFVAGDPDKFWKFSGLARTRLGEELNLIDKDRFELAWIVDFPMYEYNEEDKKVDFSHNPFSMPQGGLDALNGQDPLTIKAFQYDITCNGYEIASGGIRNHRPEAMVKAFEIAGYGEKDVVERFGGMYRAFQYGAPPHGGMAAGVDRIVMLLCGTTNLREISLFPMNQRAEDLLMGAPSEVAPKQLRELHIRLNLPQS, encoded by the coding sequence ATGCATCGCTACCGGTCACATACATGCGGCGCGCTCCGCGACAGCGACATCGGCCAAACCGTCCGGCTTTCCGGCTGGTGCCATCGTATCCGCGACCATGGCGGCGTGCTGTTCATCGACCTGCGCGACCATTACGGCCTGACCCAATGCGTTGCCGATCCGGATTCGCCGGCGTTCAAGGACGCCGAAAAGCTGCGCTCGGAATGGGTGGTGCGGATCGACGGCAAGGTCCGCCGCCGTCCCGAGGGTACGGACAATCCGGAACTGCCGACCGGTATGGTCGAGCTTTACATCAGCGAGATCGAGGTGCTGGGGCCTGCCGGCGAACTGCCGCTGCCGGTGTTCGGCGAGCAGGAATATCCTGAAGACATAAGGCTTAAGTTCCGTTTCCTCGACCTCCGTCGCGAGAAGCTGCACCAGAACATCATGACCCGCGGCGCGATCGTGGACTCCATGCGCAAGCGTATGAAGGAGCAGGGCTTCTTCGAGTTCCAGACCCCGATCCTGACGGCTTCCTCGCCGGAAGGCGCGCGCGACTTCCTGGTGCCGTCCAGAATTCATCCCGGCAAGTTTTACGCGCTGCCGCAGGCGCCGCAGCAGTACAAGCAGCTGCTGATGATGTCGGGCTTCGACCGCTACTTCCAGATCGCGCCGTGCTTCCGCGACGAGGACCCGCGTGCCGATCGCCTGCCGGGCGAATTCTACCAGCTCGACCTCGAAATGAGCTTTGTCGAGCAGAACGACGTGTTCGCGGCCGTCGAGCCCGTGATCACCGGCGTGTTTGAGGAATTTGCCAAGGGCAAGCCGGTCACCAAAGTCTGGCCGCGGATTCCGTTTGCGGAAGCCCTGAAGAAATACGGCAGCGACAAGCCCGATTTGCGCAATCCGCTGATCATGCAGGACGTCTCCGAACATTTCCGCGGCTCCGGCTTCAAGGTGTTTGCGCGGATGCTGGAAGATCCCAAGAACCAGGTCTGGGCGATCCCGGGACCGACCGGCGGGTCGCGCGCGTTCTGCGACCGGATGAATTCGTGGGCACAGGGCGAGGGCCAGCCCGGCCTCGGCTACATCATGTGGCGCGAGGGCGGCGAGGGCGCCGGTCCTCTGGCCAACAACATCGGCGCGGAACGGATCGCGGCGATCCGCACCCAGCTCGGCCTGAAAGAGGGCGACGCGGCGTTCTTCGTCGCCGGCGACCCCGACAAGTTCTGGAAATTCTCTGGCCTGGCCCGTACCCGGCTCGGCGAGGAATTGAACCTGATCGACAAGGACCGGTTCGAACTCGCCTGGATCGTCGACTTCCCGATGTACGAGTACAACGAGGAAGACAAGAAGGTCGACTTCTCACACAACCCGTTCTCGATGCCGCAAGGCGGCCTCGATGCGCTCAACGGGCAGGACCCGCTGACCATCAAGGCGTTCCAGTACGACATCACCTGCAACGGCTACGAGATCGCGTCCGGCGGTATCCGCAACCACCGGCCCGAGGCGATGGTGAAGGCGTTCGAGATCGCCGGTTACGGCGAAAAGGACGTCGTCGAGCGTTTCGGCGGCATGTATCGCGCATTCCAGTACGGTGCCCCGCCGCATGGCGGCATGGCGGCCGGCGTCGACCGCATCGTGATGCTGCTCTGCGGCACCACCAACCTGCGCGAAATCTCGCTATTCCCGATGAACCAGCGGGCCGAAGACCTGTTGATGGGCGCTCCGTCGGAAGTCGCGCCGAAGCAGTTGCGCGAACTTCACATCCGTCTCAATCTGCCGCAAAGCTAA
- a CDS encoding protein adenylyltransferase SelO, with the protein MTVHFPFQNTYSALPSNFFARVAPTPVASPRLIKLNRPLALQLGLDPDLLESPEGAEILAGKRLPDGADPIAMAYAGHQFGHFVPQLGDGRAILLGEVIDADGIRRDIQLKGSGPTPFSRRGDGRAALGPVLREYIVSEAMFALGIPTTRSLAAVITGERVQRETMLPGAVLTRVAASHIRVGTFQFFAARGDTDGVRQLADHVIARHYPDIANAERPYHALLQGVIARQAELVARWLLVGFIHGVMNTDNCSISGETIDYGPCAFMDDYNPATVFSSIDEQGRYAYANQPRIALWNLTRLAECLLPLFTDDKDQAIEQAQMILSEFPEKFTTAYQAGLRQKIGLFTARDGDEALVQDLLDAMAKNEADFTLTFRGLGDAALDSTNDSVRRLFADPAAFNEWAARWRVRIADEPQSAAARQALMRSVNPTFIPRNHRVEAVIQAAMNNDDYAPFEQLIAVLAKPYEDQPDFAEYADPPQPEQRVLQTFCGT; encoded by the coding sequence ATGACTGTCCATTTCCCGTTCCAGAACACCTATTCGGCGCTGCCTTCGAACTTTTTCGCCCGCGTGGCGCCGACCCCGGTGGCCTCCCCGCGGCTGATCAAGCTGAATCGGCCGCTGGCGCTCCAGCTCGGCCTCGATCCGGACCTGCTGGAGAGCCCGGAAGGCGCCGAAATCCTCGCCGGCAAGCGGCTGCCCGATGGCGCCGACCCGATCGCAATGGCCTATGCCGGCCACCAGTTCGGCCATTTCGTGCCTCAGCTCGGCGACGGCCGCGCCATCCTGCTCGGCGAGGTCATCGACGCCGATGGCATCAGGCGCGACATCCAGCTCAAGGGAAGCGGCCCGACGCCGTTCTCGCGCCGGGGTGACGGCCGTGCCGCACTCGGCCCGGTGCTGCGGGAATACATCGTCAGCGAAGCGATGTTTGCCTTGGGCATTCCGACCACGCGCTCGCTTGCCGCCGTGATCACCGGCGAGCGGGTTCAGCGCGAGACCATGCTGCCGGGCGCGGTGTTGACCCGGGTGGCGGCAAGCCATATCCGCGTCGGCACCTTCCAGTTCTTTGCCGCCCGCGGCGACACCGATGGCGTGCGGCAGCTCGCCGACCACGTCATTGCGCGGCACTATCCTGACATCGCCAACGCCGAGCGCCCCTATCACGCTTTGCTCCAAGGCGTCATTGCGCGGCAGGCCGAGCTGGTGGCGCGCTGGCTGCTGGTCGGCTTCATCCACGGCGTCATGAACACCGACAACTGCTCGATCTCGGGCGAGACCATCGACTACGGCCCCTGCGCGTTCATGGACGATTACAATCCCGCCACCGTGTTCTCCTCGATCGACGAACAGGGCCGCTATGCCTATGCCAACCAGCCGCGGATCGCGCTCTGGAACCTGACGCGGCTGGCCGAATGCCTGCTGCCGCTGTTCACCGACGACAAGGATCAGGCGATCGAACAGGCGCAAATGATCCTCAGCGAATTCCCGGAAAAATTCACGACCGCGTATCAGGCTGGGCTGCGCCAGAAGATTGGGCTGTTCACGGCGCGCGACGGCGACGAGGCTTTGGTGCAGGACCTGCTCGACGCGATGGCGAAGAACGAGGCCGATTTTACGCTGACGTTCCGCGGCCTCGGCGATGCCGCGCTGGATTCCACCAACGACAGCGTGCGGCGCCTGTTTGCCGATCCCGCCGCCTTCAACGAATGGGCCGCGCGTTGGCGCGTGCGCATCGCCGACGAGCCGCAATCGGCTGCTGCGCGGCAGGCCTTGATGCGCTCGGTCAACCCGACCTTCATTCCGCGCAACCACCGCGTCGAAGCCGTGATCCAGGCCGCCATGAACAACGACGATTACGCGCCGTTCGAGCAGCTGATCGCGGTGCTGGCAAAGCCCTATGAGGACCAGCCTGATTTCGCCGAATATGCCGATCCGCCGCAGCCGGAACAGCGCGTGCTGCAGACGTTCTGCGGGACGTGA